CGGTGCAATAACCGGAGGTATCATGGCAATAAGCTCATATTATGAGAATGATCCACGTATGGTGACAGTGAAAACAAAGGAATTTATTAAGAATATAAAGGATAAGTTCGGAACATTAGAATGCAGAGAGTTAAAGGCAAAAAAAATCTCATGTGAAGAGATGGTAGAAACAGCTTATAATACCTTGCTGGCAATACTTTAATCTTAAAAATAATATCAGACAAAGCAGACAAAGGGGACGGTTCCTCTTGTCTGCTTAATGTTTTCTTTTTTGTCAAAATAAATTTTTAAAACCTCTTGAAAAATTATTTTATGGTGATATAATAGTTGTTAAATATTCAAGAGTATTTTTTTACATTTTAATGCATAATTATAAATTTTAATCAATATTTTATCAACAAGGAATTGGAGGCGTATTCTCAATGGTGAGGGTAGGAATATTTGGAGCAACAGGCTTTACAGGTATTGAACTTATAAGAATACTTTCAAAACATAAGGATGCAAAGATTGTATATCTGTCTTCACAGCGCTATAACTCAAGAGTGATTTCAGATGTTTATCCATCTCTTGAAGGTTTTTGTGAAAATAAGCTTGAGGATATGGATTTGGAAAAAGCCGCATCAGTATGTGATGTATTATTTATAGCATTGCCTTCCGGATATGCTTATGAGATTGCAAGTAAGACACTAAGAAAAGTCAAGGTTATAGATTTGGGGGCAGATTTCAGATTTGACGATTATTCAATATATAAGGAATGGTATACGGGGAATTGTGATGAATATGATAAGATTGAAAGGGTATATGGACTTCCAGAGCTATATAGGGAGACGATAAAAAAAGCACCGATTATAGGTAATCCCGG
This is a stretch of genomic DNA from Aceticella autotrophica. It encodes these proteins:
- a CDS encoding C-GCAxxG-C-C family (seleno)protein — its product is MANPLVYFTNHNCCKSVLLAANEKLNLGLDEKAMNLALGFGTGMKVGSVCGAITGGIMAISSYYENDPRMVTVKTKEFIKNIKDKFGTLECRELKAKKISCEEMVETAYNTLLAIL